A window of Silurus meridionalis isolate SWU-2019-XX chromosome 4, ASM1480568v1, whole genome shotgun sequence contains these coding sequences:
- the rsu1 gene encoding ras suppressor protein 1 isoform X2 yields MSKSLKKIVEEAKDKNLVEVDMCDRGISSMQDIIGVFTLSNITQLVLSHNKLTTVPANIAELKNLEVLNMFNNQIEELPTQISSLQKLKHLNLGMNRLSTLPRGFGSLPALEVLDLTYNNLNETSLPGNFFYLTTLRALYLSDNDFEILPPDIGKLAKLQILSLRDNDLISLPKEIGDLVQLKELHIQGNRLTVLPPELGNLDLTGPKQVFKAESNPWVTPIADQFQLGVSHVFEYVRSETYKYLYGRHMQANPEPPKKNNDKSKKISRKPLAAKNK; encoded by the exons ATGTCAAAGTCTTTAAAGAAGATCGTGGAGGAGGCCAAGGATAAAAATCTTGTCGAGGTGGACATGTGCGATAGAGGGATATCTAGCATGCAGGACATTATTGGCGTAT TTACATTGTCCAACATAACTCAACTGGTCTTGAGCCACAACAAGTTGACGA CTGTACCTGCTAACATTGCCGAACTTAAGAACTTGGAAGTGCTAAACATGTTCAACAATCAGATAGAAGAGCTTCCCACTCAAATCAGCAGCCTTCAGAAACTCAAGCACTTAAATCTGGG gatgAACAGACTGAGTACCTTGCCCAGAGGCTTTGGTTCTCTTCCAGCTCTGGAGGTCCTGGATTTGACTTACAACAACCTGAATGAGACCTCATTGCCAGGAAATTTCTTCTATCTTA CCACGCTGCGCGCACTCTATCTCAGTGACAACGACTTTGAAATCCTGCCCCCAGACATCGGCAAGCTGGCCAAGCTACAGATA CTGAGTCTGAGGGATAATGACCTGATCTCTCTACCAAAAGAGATAGGAGACCTTGTGCAGCTGAAGGAACTGCATATCCAGGGCAATCGGCTAACGGTGCTACCTCCCGAACTTg GTAATCTGGACCTGACTGGCCCAAAGCAGGTGTTTAAGGCAGAGAGCAACCCATGGGTAACTCCTATAGCAGATCAGTTCCAGTTGGGTGTCTCCCATGTCTTTGAATATGTCCGTTCTGAGACCTACAAGTA TCTTTATGGACGACACATGCAGGCAAATCCCGAGCCACCGAAAAAGAACAACGACAAATCCAAGAAGATTAGCCGCAAGCCCCTGGCTGCCAAGAACAAGTGA
- the rsu1 gene encoding ras suppressor protein 1 isoform X1, with product MPQRKERGVSAHRGPHYKNQDTGQRMCLPFKKMSKSLKKIVEEAKDKNLVEVDMCDRGISSMQDIIGVFTLSNITQLVLSHNKLTTVPANIAELKNLEVLNMFNNQIEELPTQISSLQKLKHLNLGMNRLSTLPRGFGSLPALEVLDLTYNNLNETSLPGNFFYLTTLRALYLSDNDFEILPPDIGKLAKLQILSLRDNDLISLPKEIGDLVQLKELHIQGNRLTVLPPELGNLDLTGPKQVFKAESNPWVTPIADQFQLGVSHVFEYVRSETYKYLYGRHMQANPEPPKKNNDKSKKISRKPLAAKNK from the exons ATGCCtcaaagaaaagagagaggagtCTCAGCTCACCGTGGCCCACATTACAAAAACCAGGACACTGGCCAAAGAATGTGCCTCCCATTCAAG AAAATGTCAAAGTCTTTAAAGAAGATCGTGGAGGAGGCCAAGGATAAAAATCTTGTCGAGGTGGACATGTGCGATAGAGGGATATCTAGCATGCAGGACATTATTGGCGTAT TTACATTGTCCAACATAACTCAACTGGTCTTGAGCCACAACAAGTTGACGA CTGTACCTGCTAACATTGCCGAACTTAAGAACTTGGAAGTGCTAAACATGTTCAACAATCAGATAGAAGAGCTTCCCACTCAAATCAGCAGCCTTCAGAAACTCAAGCACTTAAATCTGGG gatgAACAGACTGAGTACCTTGCCCAGAGGCTTTGGTTCTCTTCCAGCTCTGGAGGTCCTGGATTTGACTTACAACAACCTGAATGAGACCTCATTGCCAGGAAATTTCTTCTATCTTA CCACGCTGCGCGCACTCTATCTCAGTGACAACGACTTTGAAATCCTGCCCCCAGACATCGGCAAGCTGGCCAAGCTACAGATA CTGAGTCTGAGGGATAATGACCTGATCTCTCTACCAAAAGAGATAGGAGACCTTGTGCAGCTGAAGGAACTGCATATCCAGGGCAATCGGCTAACGGTGCTACCTCCCGAACTTg GTAATCTGGACCTGACTGGCCCAAAGCAGGTGTTTAAGGCAGAGAGCAACCCATGGGTAACTCCTATAGCAGATCAGTTCCAGTTGGGTGTCTCCCATGTCTTTGAATATGTCCGTTCTGAGACCTACAAGTA TCTTTATGGACGACACATGCAGGCAAATCCCGAGCCACCGAAAAAGAACAACGACAAATCCAAGAAGATTAGCCGCAAGCCCCTGGCTGCCAAGAACAAGTGA